A genomic window from Rattus norvegicus strain BN/NHsdMcwi chromosome 9, GRCr8, whole genome shotgun sequence includes:
- the LOC120093136 gene encoding zinc finger protein 431-like isoform X1 produces MDVLTYDDVHVNFTREEWALLDPSQKSLYKDVMQETYRNLTAIGYNWEDHTIEEHCQSFRRHGRHERCHTGEKPSENTQCCKAFAQHSPLQRHKSTHTGEKLYEWQKSLLAAF; encoded by the exons GATGTATTGACCTATGATGATGTACATGTGAACTTCACTCGAGAAGaatgggctttgctggatccttcacagaagagtctctacaaagatgtgatgcaggagacctacaggaacctcactgctatag GTTACAATTGGGAAGACCATACTATTGAAGAACATTGTCAAAGTttcagaagacatggaag GCATGAAAGatgtcatactggagagaaaccctctgAAAATACTCAGTgttgtaaagcctttgcacaacatAGTCCTCTCCAAAgacataaaagcacacatactggagagaaactctatGAAT
- the LOC120093136 gene encoding zinc finger protein 431-like isoform X2 has translation MDVLTYDDVHVNFTREEWALLDPSQKSLYKDVMQETYRNLTAIGYNWEDHTIEEHCQSFRRHGR, from the exons GATGTATTGACCTATGATGATGTACATGTGAACTTCACTCGAGAAGaatgggctttgctggatccttcacagaagagtctctacaaagatgtgatgcaggagacctacaggaacctcactgctatag GTTACAATTGGGAAGACCATACTATTGAAGAACATTGTCAAAGTttcagaagacatggaaggtaa